CCGCAGTGAAGCCAAAAGAACGTCTGAATACCAGGAACCCCCCCGGCAGCTCATTCACTGTTACCTAAACATCACACTTATCTCCCTCACCAACCTCAGCTTACATGTGATTCCTCAGACACTTTTCCAAACATTATTTCGACATAATTTCCCATCTTCTGGTGTCAGTGATGATACTGATCTGTGAATGAACTCAGCCAGACCCCTGCACCCGAGTGACGGTCCGATGTACAGTCCCGCTGTATATCTTCAGAGTGATTCATCAAGCTGAACACCTCTCCCaactttctccctctttccgtCTGTCTCCGTCCTTTAAATCGTCTTTGTGAGTAATCGCCAACCCTCCTGGCATGGGCAAGAATTGCATATGTGCTTAGGAATGACATAACTCATGCTACGACCCCCTCTTCGCCTCCTTTCACTGTCTCGAGGTGGTGAAACTTCAGCAACCCCCTCCAACCGCCTTCACAtcccacctgtgtgtgtgtgtgtctgtgtactcACAGATAAGCTATTGTTCTGTGAAGAAAAGTCGTTAAAACTCATAAATGTGACAAAAGACGTGCTGTGTTCCAGTTACCTGTGTTTGCTTCATGTTGGCTGGAAGCACAGAAAGTGGTTATatcacacccccccccctttccaaACACGCCTTACGACCTGCACAGTAATGTagcctgcaggtgtgtgtgtcagttgaaAGAAGGCTCTGTCCGTACAAACAGTGTAATTAGACGTCTTGTTGAGGCAGAAATCTTCAGCAACACTCAAGGACTTTTCATCATTCAATAATCACGGCGTGTGTCACAAATGTTAATGTCATGGATGATTATCTACCTCCCCTGTTTGGTGCATCTGTCTTTAACACTCATAAATTATTAGGGGAAGTCCACCATCATCCAGACACTAgttctcttcttttcctcaaTCTCCTCCCTTCTGTGTATGTTCAGTCTATGCTTCTGCTTTAGCCCAGATCTCTAGAAAATCAGATTATTATTTCAAAAGAcatcccattaaaaaaaaaaaggtcaaaccCCTGTTTTAATCTGCTGATATGAAAAGAAGACATTGCACCAAATGAATGGATTTCCTTTATCCTCTAAACTCCAAAGTTTACTGCAGGTTAGCTTTTATTGTGTGAAGTTTACTCTCAGGTGGTTATCTCACAGGGACGGAAACCATTTGGGTAAAAGTAGAGTTTACAGGTTGTCTTTCTTAATTCCTAGAAAGTTTGTAGTGAGGTAGTAAAAGCCTTTTAACACAAAGGAGCAGCATGCCCATACATGGAGTGTAAATAAGAGAAATGCCTGTTTTACAGCAGCCTAGTCGCGTTACAATAGGTCCAACTGGGTCaataagaaacaaaacacatttataatataCACATAATTGAAATGAATTATATAAACTCATTATAGTTGTTTATCAAGCATATATAACATATTAATATTCTGCTTATAAATGCTAATAAAGTGGTTTTCAGTAAAGTGTTACTGATactatctgtgtttttttctatcaGACAGGTAAAGTGGACCCTCACCAAGCCAGAGTATCAGGCCACAGAGGCAACGTGTTAGACATCAAGTGGAATCCCTTCCATGACTACTGCATCGCCTCCGCCTCCGAGGACTCGACggtttgtacacacacacacacacacaaacacacacacacacacacacacacacacacacacacacacacactgacatgttaTCATTTGCCCTGGAATAGTTTAATGAGGAGTCATTCCTCATCCCTGACATGGAATCTctgaagacagaaagagaaagagtcaACACACTACCACATACTTTGTAAAACTAATTTTGGTCCTTGGGTCCCGTGAAAGGCGCTGCATAACTTcaagccattattattattttacaaacagGGTTTTGGAGGCTACATCTTTTATTAACCATCCGCAGTCGACTGCACATCCTGGGATTATTTCCACACTGACTGTTTTACACAACTCCCGAGGTGTTCTGAGACTGATTCTGGcttttggttgtgttttttaatttggtattttgtgtgtgtgtgtgtgtgtgtgtgtgtgtgtgtgtgtgtgtgtgtgtgtgtgtgtgtgtgtgtgtgtgtgtgtgtgtgtgtgtgtgtgtgtgtgtgtgtgtgtgtgtgtgtgtgtgtgtgtgtttttgtctgtctaCAGGTGAAGGTGTGGGAAATCCCTGCTCATGGTCTGATGAAGAACATCACAGTACCGTGGAAGGAGCTGCAGGGTCACAGTCGCAGAGTGAGCCTCATTGAGTGGCACCCAACGGCGAACAACATCCTCTTTAGTACAGGCTACGACTACAAGGtaacataaacatacacactaACCCTAACGCAGACTTTAAGGCTTTTCTATTTAAATGATTGTCACTCTCAGTTGATGCCACGCCCCCAAAATACGATCTGAAAGTGAAAAACTAGatttaaaaaggagaaataagatttaaaacaatctgaaaatataaaatctgaaGACTTTAAGACCccaaatatcaaaatatatatgaaaattaaaaattacattacatttgatttagctgacgcttttatccaaagcgacttacaataagtacaaatgAAAAGAAGTATTTTGTTCAACACTATTCCAGAACTGaatcaaaattatatttaaccCCAAAAAACCacattgttgtatttttcaaaGTTCAAGATCAAAGCTTGAACTTACGGCTTTCGAATCTCTTTCATCCTCAGATATTTGTAGtcttcagttttgcatctggcGTGTTGGAAACTTTCATCAAAGCTGTGACATATACTGTcaacacatatataatacaatgCAGCCAAAGCTGTTTGTAGCAGCCTATTCCTCAGCAGCTTCACAGCTACCATCAGTAGTTAATACTATACAAAGCATCACAAGCATTTTCTACCTCAtaaattcattttcactctGAAGCACTGACTGTGTTCTTGTAGCGGGGGtgcctttgtgttgtgttgatgcgTTGGAGGTTAGCATCACACTTCCCAGGACTGTCACCGAGTAATTTATTGTCGAACACCAGCGATGGCAGCTGGAGGTGTAAAGAAACAGAATATTCACACAGTTCTTCTTGTGTTAATAGTTTCCGGGCTGATCCTATTATGAGCTTTAATGCTCTGTGTGTCAAACATGGTGTCGACTGTGAAAACAACGCAGCATCCCTGCTGCACTCGTTCCTCAACAAACTCCGTTAATAAGAACATGTAtgcatgaaatgttttttaaatgcaactCTATCGTGTGAGATTTTTCTTCacacagtatatgtgtgtgtgttccagatTATGATCTGGAACCTGGACTATCCAGAGCAGGTGATCAAGAACCCCATGCGGACCATCAGCCACCACACAGACGTGATCCTCTCCATGTCGTTCAACACGGACTGCAGCCTCCTCGCCACCAGCTGCAAGGACAGGAAGGTCCGACTGATGGAGCCGCGCTCAGGAAACCTACTGCGGGTAAtgctcagagtgtgtgtgtgtgtgtgaacgtgtttgtgtttgtctgcatttatGTTCTTTGTATCTTGACCTGGATTAAGTCAATTCAATTCTGCAATAACAATTTAAGGAAATACATTGTTCTTGTTTTGATAATGTTACTTCAGTTTGAGCGAGCCTATGTAAAGTACCGATAAATTCAGttctcattgttgtttttttttgttttttttttattattttaaaatacaaggAATGTATCTCTGTTTATTCATTATAcaaagtatttttgtttttgtgttagcTTCGGGACTTTTCTTAGATGCTTTGATTTCGAATTTACTTAAGGACTTCTTAGTTGTgtttgcagcaaaaaaaaaaggaaatgtgtctCTTTGCAAATGTTGatacaaatttaaatttttttaaatcaataaaacctGGAAACCATGAGCCTGAGTTGTGGTGTACAGTCGTACAACATTCAGTGTTGCGTAAGTGGAAGTTGCCTGCTACTTTTCCTCCTCCCAGCCAGGACACCCAGGCACTCATCCAGCACCACACAGCCAAAACTGACACCTCTGGGCTGGACTGGCCTCAGCATAACTCCACAGACTTCTGGATCAGCAGCCAATGACTCACACACTCGTCTGCTCTCACTCCTGCTGTCTGTCAAACCAGCACACGTGGACAAATAAGAATCATTTCACCACAGTGCGATAATATTAAAAACTAGATTTTTTAGTATGTTCTgatgagtgtgtttttgtgtttgcaggaaGCCAACTGCAAGACGCACAGAGCCAGCAAGGTGCTGATCCTGGGCAACCTGAAGATGCTGCTCACATCAGGGGTTTCACGCTGGAACGAACGACAGATCGCTCTGTGGGATCAGGTAAGAGCAATACAGGAAGTTTCTCTGTGACAAAATAACCTCATCTCCCTCTAAAGATCCACTTACTGGATTCCACAGTCTTAATCAGAGAATGGAGCTGGAGCAGGTGTCATCGAATTGGATCACACGACCGAGGTTCAGGTGACGTGACGACACCTGAGCTGCGTCTCTTGCTCTGCGTCTATTCACTGAAGACGGTTGAACAGTGAAAAAGCAGGAAAATGGATGTTTgagttttgtcattttctcacaTTTGTTCCTATAACTCAGAATGAACTTCAACAAATATTTTGTTGTGGTGAATCAgagtttctttatttcctctctaAACGTTTCTTGATCAGAAAATGTGTCTcacaataaagagaaaaaacactgacacattctCTAGCTACTAAAATATTGAAAACTCACATTCTTGATGGTTGTTTTACTCCTTTCGACACATAATCGATATCTGCAGTAGGTACAGGCTACACCTACATTAATAATTACTGAATATGTTTCCTGCCCTCCTTATTTATGCATCTCTTTCTGCAGAGATGTATTTATTACAGATGCACATTTGTACGACCCACATAGAAGCTAAATCAACCGACCAAACGATGTCGTCACTTTATTACATCATGACCTTATTTCATCACCCACACCATTAAAACCCCTGAGCATCAGAGAGTCAGGACAAAGATAAAAAAGACATAAACACTCATCTTCTAAACCAGTGACGTCAAATAGAACAGTCCTGTGACAAATACTTCCTCCATGAAGATAATAATGCTGAGTGTTAAGATTCAGTTTGTCACACTCAGAGGTTCGAATTTTTTGGGGAATTATTCAATACGTCTCAAAAaagaataatgataattataattatatatcaGTCACATGAGCCATTATTTGAGCTGAGGAAGTactcttgtttcttttaaagtGTATTTTGCTGATAGTATTTCTCTGGTTTAAATTAGGTAAACTTTAAATACAGAGCTTTTAACTTGTAATGGAGTAATTAAATGAATGACCTAATTCCTCCTTTACTCTGATGATGTATGACTCTTAAGATGCTGCAGAACGCTTCCAGCTTCTGATGCACAGCTCCGCCACCTACTGGACAAATTAGTGGACAACCACTCCTCAGTATAGCTTAGTATGGATTCACAGAGCCTGAGTTAAAGCGGAGCCAAAGTTATTCTCTTCATGATTATGTCAGTACCCTGATCTCACCtgttggtgtgtgagtgtgtggatgcAGCTGGCTGCTGTGTTTTGGTCAGTGTGAGTGTATCGTGGGTGGAGGATTACAGCTGAAGCATGGATTAGGGATTGAGCACTCAGTATTTTGAATTCTGCACTGGAGAGTGCTCCTCATGCAGACATGGATTTAAATGATGCAGTGTTTTGATATGAGGGAGAGCTGTACATGCTGCTGGTGTTCCAGGGTTGTTTTTTCATCCAGCTGCTCATCTTTGTGTTCTATAGGACGATCTGTCTGTGCCTTTGTTAGAAGAGAACTTGGACGGTTCATCAGGAGTCCTCTTTCCGTTCTAtgaccctgacacacacatgctctacGTGGCTGGGAAGGTGGGTCTCTGAAAGTAACCAGAAACTGTGCGAATATTTCAtacacaaaatactttgaagAATATTAATGGTACAAATGTTTCTCCTGCGTCTCGTCAGGGCGATGGAAATATCAGGTACTACGAGATCAGCTCAGAAAAACCATACATCCACTTCCTAACAGAGTACCGCTCACACTTACCACAGAAAGGAATGGGtaaggaacacacacactcactcacacacacacacacacacacacacacacttgtctctttTTAGCGgcattactcaaaaactactgaacagattaccacaaaatttggtggaaggtTGCAGAGAAGCACCCATTCAATATTAGATCTGGGAGTGgatccagaaatgttttttttttttacttccttaACATaccaagggggggggggggggatttcaaCAGTTTTTTGAATCCCTAAATAATAGGggcctgttgggccttgggggAGGTATGTGGTCTCTGAGTGCGGTTCTAGTTctcttaatttaaaatgtttgacatttaaaacctGTCAATGTCAGTCTGGAAGCGACGCCTCATGGCTGCGCTTACACTCCTGCACCTGTAAGCAAAGTCGCTGTGCAAATGAGCCGACCATATTTGCATAGATGATCCAGGTGATCAAACTGAGGTCGTACGTCACTTGAACTGATGCAGCATGAGGTGAAGCCTGCAAACATCCTGCTGAGTGTGGTGAAGGTAGAAGTAGAATAGAGACAGGGTTTGGATGGGATATTAAACTAAATGTACTGTGCGTGGGAcgagacagcagcagctctgttttaTTTGGCCATTTGCTGTTTCTGTAGGAGCGGACAATCACTTAATAGAACTTACATGGACTGCTAGCAATATCAAAAGTTGCATGATGTCagcgttttttttaaattcctttaTATATTAGATTCCTTTCTATCATTGtggtcatttaaaaacatcttgtaactagaatggcacacaATAGATTTAATACCTCTccgtaaattcaatcaagctcaACCACATTACacccaaatttcacacacaacaaTCTGTAGAGTTTGTCCTTCTGAATTCTGTCCAGTGAGCAGCAGGTCTGCAGACAGAAATACTTTGTTGATGAGAGAGGTGAGAGCAGGGGGTCCCGATTGGAGGCAGCTACAGTAACTCTGATAACCACTCTTTATGTTAAACATGTTGAACAGCAGAGGACCACATCAGGTTCAGCTCCTGTCGGCCATGAGGAGCAGTCTGACTCTGCTGAGGACTCacaataagaaaaacacagtcaGGTCTGATGAATCTGGatctctgctgcagagcacTCAGTATTAAACGGGTGTTTCGATTTATCTCACTGTGACAGGTTTCATAAAGCACAGTAGTTCAGCAGAAAATATAGTTCCTCACAGGAGCGTTTCAAGGGACTGTGGGGGCCCCAAGCAGAAGGAGCCTGGGGGACCTTACTTCAGATCAAAGTGAACACCCCCCAGGGAAAATAAAGAATTATAGACATCAACCAAACCTATACAAGTATGAAGCCTTTGGCAGAAATCTGGTGGCACGAGGCCTCATTCATCTACTGTTCTCACGGCAACTCTCTCTCAACGTCCTTGGTTACTCAGCACGTGTTCTCCTCCAGGTGTGATGCCAAAGAGAGGCCTGGATGTGAGCTCCTGTGAGGTGTTCAGGTTCTACAAACTAGTGACAATCAAGAGTCAGATTGAGCCGTTATCCATGATTGTTCCCCGCAGGGTAAGAGTACACTGACACACCAGAGCATCAGTTTGTGGTTCAATACAAACTACTTTGTTGTCAGTGTGTAACCATCCTGTCGTTTGTGTTTGCAGTCAGAGTCGTATCAAGATGACATCTATCCAATGACAGCAGGAAACAAGCCTGCCATGACTGCAGAGGAGTGGCTCAGTGGCATCGACAAAGGTCTGCACAccttcatgcatgtgtgtgtgtataatgtgtattttgtatACTCTGACAATGTGTACAGGTTTGcatctcatcttcctcctcttcttcgtcttcCAGGCCCGGTGTTGATGTCACTGAAGCCTGGAAGTCAAATAGCAGAGTCGTACGCGGAGATGAGCAAAGGAATGGGAAATTCCCTGGACTCTCGCAGGTCTCAGAGCAGACCGGGCATGCTGCAGCTGGCGTACATTCAGGGCCAACTGGGAACCAAAGACGGCAACGAGAACAGCGGCAACGGAGATGATGACAGGAGCCGGCTGGCCGTCAGCAACGGAGAGGACCTTGGACTTTGTTCTCCTCCGAGGACAGAGAACGAGGTACTGAAGAATTTTAGTGTCTCGACCTGTAGAGCCGTCCTCTCCTTTTATATCACACAGTTTGTACAACTATTTAGTTTTGACGTTCgctcacatactgtatattccaAGGATTTAGGGCGATGCTACTTTTTATTAATTGATGGGTGTTTGGGTTGATGAAGCATTTTGATCTtgatccaaaataaaaaaaatgttctggGACTTTGGCGTGTTTGTTAAGCGAACACTTCTaaacttatttatttaagttttgtTCTCCTTGTTTCTGGCTGTATGTCTGTTTTGTGTAAATACACCTCTGAACCTTTAAACTtcaattccttgtatgtgtgcACATACTTGGGCAATAAAGCCAATTCTGATTCATATGCTGATGAGTTTTGAGAAAACTTTGCCTCTTGATAACTACTGTATGGCAGCGGGACAGTAGGAGGACACTTTGCAGTGAGACATTAATGAGTAAATCAGATCAACGGGACGTGTCTCTTCATAATATATTGTTCCTGTGTTTGGTCCACAGTTGCTTCTCAAGTTCCacaagcagcaggaggagatcCGGCGGCTGAGGGAGCTCCTCAACCAGAGAGACGTGCGCATCAagcagctggagctggagattAAGAACATCAAAAACACCCAGCCTCAGAGCGCACTTTAAGATCTGCAGTCACCTTCACCTCCTCACAGGACACATGCATCACTATATAAACTTACTAACCCTACTCTGATGGCACCGCACTCTTTTGCAGGGTCCTGACTCGTTCTCTTTCCCTCTGATCGAGACCCCATACTCACAGCACAGGGGCGATTCCAACCTAgactttgtgttttgctttcttttgtcttttctgtcacTTCTACACAAGATGCACATATTCTTTGTTCATGTAAATACACTTCCACACTGAGTCTTACCCAGCTGAAACAAGTTTTAAAAACTCTTTGCACCTTTTGACCTTTCCCCTGTTTCTTTTGTACGCTCCACAGCTATGCAAGTGTGTTGTACTTTTTAGCTTTTTTATGCTCTTTGTAGCTGAGAGGTTAATGGCTGTTCGACTGAATGGTGTGGCTGTCTTGTTCTGTGTGTAGTTTGGAAGTTGTTGCCAGGCAGGAACAGACGTCCCGTGTGATTGTAATGACGACGCTGAATTTATTTTCTACGCTTGGTGATTGTTTTTTCCATGATGTAAACTACTGTTAACTGGAGACGGTCTGAGGTGTCTCGGAGACGTTTGGACCGAATGTGTGCTTGGATGAGAGTGAGCTAAACGAATGAGAAAATCATGATCCCGGGTGTTCCATTGAGCTGCACGTTATTTGCggaatttcttttatttctgaatgagtggaaaaatattgaaaatcaaTGTTTCACAGCAGCTATTGTGTAAGCCAATTCTGTAACTGATGCCATGTAGCAGTTTTGATCTtaattcttttatatttattttaaaatacagtcaacaacaaaacaaataatcacAATCTTGAATTCATGTTTGTAATTCTGGGacatacagcacacacactgttaagAGGCTGCTTGATTTTACCTGATGTGAACTCACTGTGAAGAAAAGGTTTAAAGCCATTATAGAGAACGGAACCACTTTAAAGCTTCTGGTTTGTCCATGTGTTTTCCCACAGAGTGCCTTTTTACTGCCCTTCGTAAAACTATAACATGATATACTGGGgttttctgtttgaatattTCTCTGACAGTCAGTAGAGTTTGAATAAATCACCAGTCTGCTGGAGATAAAGATTAGAAACGGTAAGAGACACGAGCTGCCACTCATCACAGGTTGAGGTCTTGCTCAGGACACAtttatgtaactttggtgatcTGGTAACTAGTGACATCATCAGGTCCAAATTTAGACTTTGTCCAATAATATGGTTTAGGACCAAACTGATGACATCAGCTTCCAATGTTCTGTCGTTACAACAATAAACCTGTTAAACGTTAGCGTATTAGCATTGACATTGTGATTACAGTATcccagcatgctaacatgctaatggAATATTTAAAACATGGTGAACATATTGCATACTACCTTTGTCATTGTGTTTAATTtgcatgctaacattagcatttagcacaaAGTACAGACATAGCGCCTCTAGCAGGACACTTTTACTGCAGTATCTggtttttgtgtgatttttgcGTCATTGTGATGAagtttttttactgtatttaaatcaatgaatagacaaaacaacaacaaaaacagacctggttattttaaatatatcaaTATCACACATGTATGCAGTTTTACAGGAACAGGATGTGATTTCCCCCACATGCACATGTCAAGCAGAATCTAGAATAGAAATGAATAGAACATTTTTTGTCAATGCACTGAGCACATTCAAATTGAGCAGTAATCCTGTAGGTGTATccaaaaaaaacagacatattaAAGaccagaaaaagagaaattaacaaatataaaacatttataagtATGTTGAAAATAACATGTTCAGGTGTAACTTATAGAAACTGAGATAGCTTGTTATCGTTATGTGCTTATTTGGTTTCAAGATATTTATCGCAACAGTTTATTGGTGTTGCAGTAAGATTGCTGATGTTCCTCTTCTGGATGTTGCACGTATGCTGACCATTTACAGAAATGTAGTGGGTTATAATTCTAGTGGCTGCGTGTGTGCACTTTTCATCTGTAAAGTTTAAATTCAGAATTGATCTTTTCCGTTGACAAATCTCTCTCCACTCGAGATCCTCTTACTCTGGAGCTTTCGGTGGTCTTCACCAGCAGAAGAAGTCTGTGAGTAGACCTGGTGCAGCTTATTGGAGCTTGTGACGAATGAACTCTGGCTCAGCTTTTAAGTCAAtaacatgaataataaatgttCAGAATAATGGATCATTTTAACAACAGCTCAGTGcattcatttacttatttgCTCATAAAAACCTTATGTTCAAAAGCTCAGAAACAATCAAGTTAGTGGATATTATTCTGCCCAAGTAATGTTTTCTGAATAACTACAGCTCAACATTTACTTGctattacaaataaaaagataaattgtTTTTTGGAAGGTGCACAGAGATTCCCAGTATAATATTTGAGCTTTGAAATAAACTCTGTGAGAAAATATACTGTCTGTGAGGCTCGTGGAACAGAAATGAGTTTAAAGAGAGGGGCAGGGTTTTGTCTCTTTACATTTAACATCTCACAACTTATGATAGTAAACTTAAAAAtgctgtgtctgtttttaaatactTAGATGAGTGAAAATCTGTTAAAGCAGCAACAACAGGCTCTCAGTTAAACATTGTTAAAGTCAATATACTCTGAGCTGCTGGTGAACACCATGGCTTGTAGAAGTATGTTTTCCCTCAAGGGACTTGTACATTGTGTTCATAGTTTCTGTTTAAGTGCCGTTGGACCAGTTTGAGGCAGCTGATTTTTGACCTGgatattgttttttaacaacATTCCCTTTCTCGCCAACTGGTTGAGAGAATGAATATGCTGATAGACTTGTAAACATGCATAGATATCACTGAAATGTTTGCACATATTAGGTCACACAGTGTAGATAACCAGTCTGATACAGGATGAGAGAATACACAGTATCCACGCCTGCATTGTAGTCAGAGGCACAAGCTCCAATAGATATTCTAGATCTGGCCTcttgtatataaaaaaaaaaaaaggtaacaCATGGAAACTgtcacaccgacacacacactgatttcaATGCAGCGGTGCTCTGACCCCTGTGACCTCTGTCAGGACAGTTCTAGCACAGCTTCATCTCTGGCGTttgtgcaggagcagcagcgtCATCCAGCCAGGGTCAGTCCCAACCAGCGCTGCTGTTAGTGGACAAGTTTCCACACATTCCCACCATCAACTGCTGCTTCGACATCAGTTCAAGGATCTGATTGAGCAGTTAGTTTACGAATGCATATCCACTTTTTACATAGAATTTCTCCAAATTGATGTTTGCTTATTAAAAAAGATTatacatataataatattaaatataaatatatacatatttttatttttatgg
This is a stretch of genomic DNA from Paralichthys olivaceus isolate ysfri-2021 chromosome 8, ASM2471397v2, whole genome shotgun sequence. It encodes these proteins:
- the coro2aa gene encoding coronin-2A isoform X2 codes for the protein MTVSKMSWRPQYRSSKFRHVFGKPATKENCYDGVPITRSVQDNHFCAVNPHFLAVITECAGGGAFLVLPIHHTGKVDPHQARVSGHRGNVLDIKWNPFHDYCIASASEDSTVKVWEIPAHGLMKNITVPWKELQGHSRRVSLIEWHPTANNILFSTGYDYKIMIWNLDYPEQVIKNPMRTISHHTDVILSMSFNTDCSLLATSCKDRKVRLMEPRSGNLLREANCKTHRASKVLILGNLKMLLTSGVSRWNERQIALWDQDDLSVPLLEENLDGSSGVLFPFYDPDTHMLYVAGKGDGNIRYYEISSEKPYIHFLTEYRSHLPQKGMGVMPKRGLDVSSCEVFRFYKLVTIKSQIEPLSMIVPRRSESYQDDIYPMTAGNKPAMTAEEWLSGIDKGPVLMSLKPGSQIAESYAEMSKGMGNSLDSRRSQSRPGMLQLAYIQGQLGTKDGNENSGNGDDDRSRLAVSNGEDLGLCSPPRTENELLLKFHKQQEEIRRLRELLNQRDVRIKQLELEIKNIKNTQPQSAL
- the coro2aa gene encoding coronin-2A isoform X1 is translated as MSWRPQYRSSKFRHVFGKPATKENCYDGVPITRSVQDNHFCAVNPHFLAVITECAGGGAFLVLPIHHTGKVDPHQARVSGHRGNVLDIKWNPFHDYCIASASEDSTVKVWEIPAHGLMKNITVPWKELQGHSRRVSLIEWHPTANNILFSTGYDYKIMIWNLDYPEQVIKNPMRTISHHTDVILSMSFNTDCSLLATSCKDRKVRLMEPRSGNLLREANCKTHRASKVLILGNLKMLLTSGVSRWNERQIALWDQDDLSVPLLEENLDGSSGVLFPFYDPDTHMLYVAGKGDGNIRYYEISSEKPYIHFLTEYRSHLPQKGMGVMPKRGLDVSSCEVFRFYKLVTIKSQIEPLSMIVPRRSESYQDDIYPMTAGNKPAMTAEEWLSGIDKGPVLMSLKPGSQIAESYAEMSKGMGNSLDSRRSQSRPGMLQLAYIQGQLGTKDGNENSGNGDDDRSRLAVSNGEDLGLCSPPRTENELLLKFHKQQEEIRRLRELLNQRDVRIKQLELEIKNIKNTQPQSAL